A single Mercenaria mercenaria strain notata chromosome 9, MADL_Memer_1, whole genome shotgun sequence DNA region contains:
- the LOC123546284 gene encoding neuroglobin-like — MKCPVELTQAERQTVRQTWPVLAKDLQGNGLQLFLRIFELCPEVKVLFSVENVRHSQLARNEIIKTHGARFAMAIGSAVDNLDECYRKDNKLSKFLFELGQKHKRFRGFKPEYFEIFYEALMCQWERCMGDQFTPEVSEAWSNLFVFLLNKLKEGYFSKDVSFETHLKIKYK; from the coding sequence atgaaatgtcCAGTCGAACTTACTCAAGCAGAAAGACAAACAGTGCGACAAACATGGCCAGTGTTGGCCAAGGATTTACAGGGGAATGGTTTACAACTGTTCCTTAGAATATTTGAACTGTGTCCGGAGGTAAAAGTATTGTTTTCTGTAGAAAACGTTCGGCATTCGCAACTTGCAAGGAATGAGATCATCAAAACGCATGGAGCACGATTTGCCATGGCCATCGGGTCCGCAGTAGACAATTTGGACGAATGTTACCGAAAAGACAATAAGTTGAGCAAATTTTTGTTCGAACTTGGACAAAAACATAAGCGGTTCAGGGGATTCAAACCagagtattttgaaatattttatgaagcGCTTATGTGCCAGTGGGAACGCTGTATGGGTGACCAGTTTACACCGGAAGTATCGGAAGCATGgagtaatttgtttgtttttctgttgaaCAAACTGAAGGAAGGATATTTTTCAAAAGACGTGTCTTTCGAAactcatttaaaaattaaatataagtGA